The following are encoded in a window of Oncorhynchus masou masou isolate Uvic2021 unplaced genomic scaffold, UVic_Omas_1.1 unplaced_scaffold_5225, whole genome shotgun sequence genomic DNA:
- the LOC135535867 gene encoding protein tweety homolog 3-like: MRFAGIAVGFYGNGESCDGANRLAYSLRHANRTVAGVDKLVTDSAVSLNQTVEGGLVQLETVYSEQTDYVSIVQKLQGQLDELVRLMVDIPFWGNSDISLEDLAFKTEAFDWY; this comes from the exons TGCCGGCATCGCCGTGGGTTTCTATGGAAATGGGGAGTCATGTGATGGAGCCAACCGCCTGGCGTATTCTCTACGGCACGCCAACCGCACCGTGGCAGGGGTCGACAAACtg gtgacgGACAGCGCCGTGTCTCTGAACCAGACAGTGGAAGGAGGTCTGGTCCAGTTGGAGACGGTCTACTCGGAACAGACTGACTACGTGTCCATCGTCCAGAAGCTCCAGGGTCAGCTGGATGAGCTGGTCAGACTCATGGTGGACATCCCCTTCTGGGGAAACTCTGACATCTCCCTAGAAGACCTGGCCTTCAAGACGGAAGCCTTTGACTGGTACAG